Below is a genomic region from Sorghum bicolor cultivar BTx623 chromosome 9, Sorghum_bicolor_NCBIv3, whole genome shotgun sequence.
TCATCGCCTTGGGCGCATTGTCCGCCAGCAGTTTCGTCAAACCCTACACACGCCGAAGGCGCGAGCCGAGGCAGAAACCGTCAACCGATTCGCCACCATACGGCACCAACCCCGAAATCCAAAGTAAGGTAGAGGGAGGACGGATCCCCCCCCGCACTCACCTTGATGCCCATCTCGTCTGCGGCGGCTGTGGCGGGCGGCGGCGTTGGCGGAGCCGGAGTGGCGCAAGAGACCGCGAactatttctgtttttttttctagtaTTTCCTTACCAGCCGGTTTTGTGTTTGCGCGGCGCGGCGAAGACTGCACACATGGGCCGTAACGGGCCGCATGGGCCCACTCGACCCAACTATTCATCACAACGAACAAGCGCGTCGGCCCATTACGAAGCCTCACGTCTCCGACTCCCCTCAGCACCGGACCACCGGCGGCGAGGTCGCGCGAGCGTGGGACTGGGAGTCGAGTGGAGGaggagaaagaggaggaggtGACGGCGATGTCGAGCCGGTTCTGGAGGTGGTACGCGGACCGGCAGTTCCACAAGTGGGAGAAGACGGTGCTGTGGGACATGGTAGAGCCCTACCGCCCGCCGCGCTCCTTTGCGCCACTCGTCGGCACCTACGTCGCCGCCTTCTACACCGGCGTCGTCGGGGCCGCCGTCACGGAGCAGCTCTACAAGGTCAGCCAACCTCAGCAACCTCGGCTCTCCAACCCCTTTTCCCTTTGCATTTGTTCCTCTACCGCCGGCCACAGGCACTGCAGCGCCCATCAGGTGCTCGGTGGAATGCTTGCCCGAGAAACCGCGCCTGCCGCCGCGGATCTCCGGCCAGCTCGAGTGGCGTGGTGCCTCGCACATCGGGACCCTGTGTGATAGTTGAAACTTGCCAGCCGGCCAGCCCCTTCACATGATTTCGCGGCATTCGGTGCCAGAATTCGTCTGCTCATTGCATGTGCAGAGCTTCTGTTGTGATTGCACTGAGAATCGTCAAATTTGTTCGAAGCATTTCGAGAAATCGGGCTGTGCGCTTCATTGAGTTCGCTAGGCAAGGTTACTGACTCCCCCTTTtgttttttgcaaaaaaattgcaGGAGAAGTACTGGGAGGATCACCCCGGCGAGGCGGTGCCAATCATGCCGCCCAAGTTCTACTGGGGGCCATGGAGGGTGATGAACGGAGAAGTTCCCCGCTTCATCCAGCCGCCTGACGAGGCCAAGACGGCGTAGGAGCTTCAAGCCTTCAAGCAAGCATCaagctacttttttttttttccaaagacGCTTGTATATGGTCTcgatagaaaaaaaaacatggagAAACTACTGTCCACGAGTGTTTACTGTACTGCCTCTCCTGTGATTTCCTCGTTGGATGATTACTGATTAGACGACGGGTCTACTGTGATTTCCTCGTTGGGTGATTACTGATTAGACGACGGCATGGTAATGGTGAATAAACTGTCTGTGCGTTTAGTCTAAGCAAACCCTTTGTTCATATTATTACAGCCGTTTTCTCGTCCTGGCATCCTTTCGGGGATGGCAGGTGTCAATTTGCTGGCATGTGTTATTAGCCCTGTGCTCAGCTATGGAAAACCAGACAGGAGAATGTCGCTCATCTGAAGGTCGCAAGAATTCATAATGGTGACACAAATAAACTAAGCTGTGCTCGTAGAAGAGCACAGTAAAATTCAGCTGCTTCGACGGCAGCAAGTTATTACGCATCAAATAGAGCATACAAAATGGAAGGCGCTATCAGTCCAGGTTACATCACTATCGTCCATCGAACACTATCAAAAGTTGCAACACGGTGTCACACCTCGTTTCGAATAAACTCTGTAGACGTATCCGCTAGGGAAACAAAGTTCGTCCCCAACTTCCCAAGTACAGTACTAGTCTTACAAGTCAGATCGCCTAATTTTCCTCAAAAATCCATTCCACTCATCTGCGGCATTCGGCTGGCTATTCTGGCCTTCGTTGCCGGGAGCTCAGAAACAGCAGCCTCCGTGGTTGTCATCAGCAGGGAAACACTGCTCAACAGCATCACAGCTTTGGTAAATAAGCTTGATCATTTAGTCGTACAAAAAGGAACACGGGCATTTTTCTTGGAAATGTACCTTGCAGCATCTTGAAGTGCAGTGCGGATCACCTTCACAGGATCGATGATGCCAGCCTTGATCATGTCAACATACTCCCCTGCAGTTGGCAAAAATCAAAATGCAGTGATCACTGATTTACTAAGGATTGTTATGTTGCTTTAGAAATTTGGATTTAGCATTTTAGGagttactccctccgttccaaattataagtcgctttgactttttttgTTACATCCATTTTACTAACGGGGGGCTTGGCAATGGTGATGTACGTGAAAGAATATGGTATTTGTCAGACCCACACGATTTTAGAATGTTCATAGTTTAAACAGAACAAACCTTTAGCTGCATCATAGCCCAAACTGAGGTCCTCTTGTTCAATCAGCTTCCCTATGACTATAGCTCCATCAATGCCAGCATTTGCAGCTATGGTCATCAAGGGAGcctggagaaatccatgaattgTTTTAAGTTCAGGGGACAAATAACCTAAATGTGTGAAGCtacatagtttttttttctcgaatacgcggGAGAATGAAGCTACATAGTTAGCTAGAAGAAACCTACCTTCAAAGAATTCTTGATAATTTGAACTCCAATCTTTTCATCCTCGTTTGATGTGCTAATTTTGTCGAGCTCcttggtggcataaagaagggCAACTCCACCACCTATGAAGAGACATAAACGAAAGAACACATGCAACATATGGTCAGGTTGCATAGGTTAAAAAAATAAGGAAGCAAGTAATGAAATGAAATAGTAAGTGGAATACAACAACTCCAACAGATCTCTTATATTAAATTTCCTATAAGTTGTTATAAGAGAGTACCCTAAAACCATCTCAGCGTATTGGAGAACACTGCTGCAGTATAGGAGAACACTGCTGCAGTAGATTACCCTAAAATTGTCTCCTATTTCTTTAGGGGTAGAGGAGGAGGGggttctctcctttatttagggGAGACCGGGAGAGGGGGCTGGTTTTAGGAGATCTCCTAAAATTATAGGTATAGGAAATCTGCTGCAGCACCTCTATCTTCTAATGGAGATGATCCCTCAAGAAAGTTTTGGTACCTGGCACGATGCCCTCCTCCACAGCAGCTCTCGCAGCATTTAGAGCATCTGTTACCCTATCTTTTTTCTCACCAACTTCAGCTTCACTAGCTCCACCAATCTGCACTTTACATGCACATGCTGAAGAGGACTGGAAAAGGAACTTCACACAAACATCACTTTCTGAAATTTTAACAAACCTTGAGTACAGCAACACCTCCAGATAACTTTGATAAACGCTCTTGGGCCTTTTCTTTGTCAAATACAGCAGTGCTTGTGTCAATTGATTCTCTAAGCTGTCAAGGTCATCAGAACAATGTAATTCCAATTGAAATTCCTTCTTTTTAGTATTTTCCAGATCGTCTTGACATCTGATCTGATGCGTCGAAATGTGATAATTTTTCAGTACCTGTTGGCACCTCTCCTCTATCTGCTGTTTGTCACCTCCACCATCTAGGATGATAGTATCATCAAGAGATACAGTTACCTGTGAAGAAGAATGTCACTGTATGGATCTCAGGCATAATAATTTATGAAAGCTGACAAACCTTTTTAGCAGTGCCAAGCATTTGTAATTGAACTTTGCCAAGATCAAGACCGCGTTCCTCGCTAATAACCTTGAAAGCAAAATGATGTATCAAAGTCAAATTGAGTCATAATCGTAATTCATGCTAAGAAACTCTAGATTAGCTAACCTCTCCTCCAGTCATCACAGCCATGTCATCCAGATTGTGCCTTCTATTTTCACCAAATCCAGGAGCTTTGACAGCACATACCTACATTTGACAAGTGGTAATTAGTTGAAATTTACATGAATAAGTTTCACAATGATAACAATTAAGAGATAGCCCAATGACTTGCGAAGGGCAGAAGCACTACATGTGGCTGGTCATTGATTAAAAAGGACAAAGACAAAGAAAAGGGCATGCTTTCATGAACAAGTACAGAAAGTCCAGTAGCTTATATAAACATTTCAGCACAGTATATATCAGGCCCTTAGGAAATTTGTTAATGTCACCTTGAGTCCAGCACGATGCTTGTTCAGTACAAGCATTGACAGAGCATCTCCATCAACATCCTCAGCAACAATGAGAAGAGGCTTGCGGTTCTACATAGGCCAAATACCACCCATCAGATGTCATAGCACCAAAAGCTGAGACATAAATGAAGAAAGTTACCTTGATAGAAATTTCCAATGCTGGAAGGAGAGAATCCATGTTTGAGATTTTCTTGTCATGGATAAGAATCAGAGggttctccatctcctgcacAGGTATAAAATAAACAGTTGTGAAAATAATAGTAACTTGGACTATTCACATGGAATCTTCCTGTACGTTGATGACTTGATGTGCATCTCGTCAATGTTTTCATCTGCCCGTCAACCCTTTACTAAGCCAAAAGCTATCCCAGATACCCCACTTTTATGGGCCTACTAAACACATATGGAACATTTGCAAATAGCCAAACATTAGTGATTATGCAGAAGCTCCTGAACAAACTACAGCCTTTGACTTCCCTAGTAGTGCACATACATTTCTACCAGCATACATGTCAGTATGACAATCACAAAACTGAAGCAAGAATAGAAACAGGGCATGAGAGCTCCTATGCTTTTAATAATACAAGCAGAGAACTTCTCGTTTccaaaaacaaagaaaaaagaaactGAGGGCACGTTCATTTCCTTGCCAACTTTACCATAACCACGAAAAAAGGAGTGGGCAAAAAACAAATATGGGCAAGGGTACCTAAgatttcccaaaaaaaaaagttaggaAATCATTTGTGCTGAATTAATTGGCTCAACTATGAAATGGAGACTTACACATTTCTGAGTCTTCTGATCAGTCACAAAGTAATGAGATATGTATCCTCTG
It encodes:
- the LOC8068992 gene encoding uncharacterized protein At4g29660; translated protein: MSSRFWRWYADRQFHKWEKTVLWDMVEPYRPPRSFAPLVGTYVAAFYTGVVGAAVTEQLYKEKYWEDHPGEAVPIMPPKFYWGPWRVMNGEVPRFIQPPDEAKTA
- the LOC8061075 gene encoding chaperonin CPN60-like 2, mitochondrial, coding for MYRAAAAAISRSSSVLRRQLPRGAGGEPPRLLARGYASTAKEVSFGVGARAAMLQGVNDLADAVKVTMGPKGRTVIIEGSYKGPKVTKDGVTVAKSVEFEDSAKNVGANLVKQVADATNKAAGDGTTCATVLTQAILTEGCKAVAAGVNVMDLRNGINKAINATTAHLKSKAWKINSPEEINQVATISANGEKEIGDLISKAMEKVGKDGVITIVDGKTLDNELEAVQGMKLSRGYISHYFVTDQKTQKCEMENPLILIHDKKISNMDSLLPALEISIKNRKPLLIVAEDVDGDALSMLVLNKHRAGLKVCAVKAPGFGENRRHNLDDMAVMTGGEVISEERGLDLGKVQLQMLGTAKKVTVSLDDTIILDGGGDKQQIEERCQQLRESIDTSTAVFDKEKAQERLSKLSGGVAVLKIGGASEAEVGEKKDRVTDALNAARAAVEEGIVPGGGVALLYATKELDKISTSNEDEKIGVQIIKNSLKAPLMTIAANAGIDGAIVIGKLIEQEDLSLGYDAAKGEYVDMIKAGIIDPVKVIRTALQDAASVSLLMTTTEAAVSELPATKARIASRMPQMSGMDF